CATCGAGGAATGATTGTATGTATACCGTCCTCGAATACGCCTTCCATGGTCTCCCAAGATATGTTTTGGTAGAACCACCGCTCGACGCTAGATCGGCAGCTGCAGTAACTCTACAGTTATGTATTGAAATACCTGTGTTTTGATTTGGGTCAGTTCGACCTTGGGCTGTGACCACATTGGTCTGGCCTTGCATTGGTAGCCTTGGGTTGATGTTGCAATTTTGAAGAACGACTGCTGCGTTTCCAAAGATAAAATCTACGGTCCCATAGACGTCGCAATCTCTGTAGAATTGCCTGAGGGAATGGGTATATAAGGTGTCTTGGTAAGCCTCAAAGCTGCATCTGTAGAACACTGAAAGGTCAGCTCCATTTCGGAGGGCTACTGCCTGATGCTTGGCCGGGCCAGCAGTGTTGCGGATTGTTATGTTTATGGCGACGAACCCTTGTCCAACCACGgctaggaaaaaagaaaaattgcaGAAGTTAGGTTCAAAAGGTTCATGCATTTAGGTAGAACGTCACTAGTGCAGGAATTCTGCTGTTACGCGGTTACttgtaagggtggcaatgggttgggtaaCCCCACCATGAGCCAGACCTGGCCATGGCCTGGGCTTGGAGCTACTAAGTTGGCCCGTGAGCTGGCCTTGGGCATTATATGGTTGGCCTGATTAtttttgagttgggttgggtttaAGTCATTTTAGACTGATTGGTCTGAGCCAATTTTGTAtatttatgtgttatatataagaattctataaggtgggccttattgatcaagggtctagattgtCCGAagtgttggatagtgtgattgggAGTACCAGGGGACCTCGCTCAATTGTGctgcatctaaaatcatgtaaggggTGGTGTGGTATAACTGTATCACACACATAGTGTTTTACTTAGACTAAACTTATTAAATTGTGTGGAGCATTAGGGAGAGGAGTTTCAATGGGTTGCAAACTCCTCAACCCACTATATTATATAAACTcgtcaaccctttaaattatataaataggCAAGTCCCCAAGCCTACATATAGCAAAAGCTTCCATTCTCATCCCAGCCCTTCTCTAAGGCCGTAAAGTGCAGAAAACTCCGGCATTCACCTTAGGGTATGGCCTCCGAATCAGGTCCTTTTACAATTCCGCTTATAGTTTACATTATATCCTGCAAATATGTCATTTCAATCCTTAGGCAATCTATCTATCTTGAACATAGACCATTGGTTTCAATCATCCAAAACCACTATTTCCcagtgcatgtgtggcccacttgatcaatggatataTTCCGAACATTCAACTGGCAAATATGGAATTTATCACTTTTCAGGTCAGGCTGGGTCGATCCTGGCCCAAACCAAAATTTTCAGCCATGGACTTGGATATGCTGTGCTAGCTCCATGCCAAGCTTGGGTTGAGTTCGGGCCTGTGCTCGTGTCTAGCTTGGGCCGGCCTAAAGGTGACCGAATTGAAAGTGGATAAAAGAAGCTTACCGAAGGTGGCCGAATTGAAAGTAGTCCATCCATCAATAATGCTTCTATTTCCTGTAATCACAGTCCGGTTGATTCCATCTCCTATCATCAtcaagttcttcttcttcttgtctaTGGACACATACTCTTCATACACTCCTCCTTgaatatatattaaaaagtaCCCGCCGCTGATGTCGGTTTTGTTCGGAGCAGCGGCCACAGCATCATTTATGGAGGTGAAGTTCCCACTTCCATCTTTACTAACAGTCACAATATCTCTAACAAAGACGGTACCCGTCTCCGTCTGAAGAAGCTTCCGTCCGCTCTTCGACTCAAACAGCTTGCGGTTTGTGTCCGACATTCTCAAAGTCAAGCGCCCATCTCGTAGAATTTCAATCTCTGAAAACATGAGGTTCCTCCCATGATGCAACCGATCTCTCTTCTTCGTATGCACCCACGCACGCGTGAAAAGAGCTAGAGAAATGCTATACAGACGAGTGCTGTTTGAGAGTGGAGTGGCGAGATTGTTTTTGATTCTCCAAGCAGATGAAGTCGCTTGAAGACCATCTAAGCATGTCTGCTGATTAGTAAGAATCGCACTTAGTAATGCCTCGATGTAGCTCGTCTCCTTATCAGAGAGACTATTACCAGAATCAAGTGCTGCCGCCGCATTCACCAAGAAATCAACATTGAGTTCGGATAGTAGCTGGCAATCCTCAAGTGCTTGAATGGCGGTATTTGTGAAAGAGGACCGGTGTTTGAGATACCTGTCAACCAAGGCAGAAAACTGCCTCGCTGTTGATAGGGACCGACGGACGGAGAAGCGGCCATAGTCGAAGAGGTTGGAGGATCGGCTCGATGGGAGGAGAGATTTGCAGAAGTTGGGGTAGATCGTTGTATTGCATGCAGTGCTTGCAACGACCGGGATCGATGGAGATATGTCAGCTAGagattgagagaaagagaggaagaagaggaggagagagaagatGGAGAGAGATGAAATGGCAATGGAAGGCATGGTTTTAGCTTGAAGAATAGAACTTGGGTTGGGTTTGTATTTATAAGGGAGCgcggatcctctgtttcgtgGAAACAGCGAGCGGCTGAATCCAATAttattattggtccacgtcactaaACTGCCACATCatcggcttttttttttttttttttctaatatattaaaaaaatttacatttgatGAAAAGTCCGGTTTCATTTGGAAATGGGATTGCATACCGATTACGGTGCGCTCTTGCTGTTaccgtactaagtaaactcagttggctcaccttgaatgtatgtggtctatccaagccgtccatccgtttttccatctaatttaaggggtgaattgaagtatatccaaatatcaagtggatcgtaCCACTGtcaacagtggggataatgatttccaccgttgaaaccttgctaggccctactgtgatgtttatttgtcatccaacctgttcataagatcatacaggcatgaatgaagagaaaacacaaatataaacttgatctgaaacttttgtagcctctcacaaattttcaacggtaaacgttcaattcacatcattggaaaaaacaaagatcaggttgaACCAAAACCTTGCTGGTTAccaaagagtttttaatggtcgacgttcattcaaaactgttttttgtaatgtggtccacttgagattgggatatgcctaatttttggtcttctatataaaatgatctagaaaaatagatgaactgcatggatgaaacacatacatcatagtagggcccacagagcaccgaccatcagccattgggaGGTACTACGCAATCCATATCATCAAAGTGCGTGGATTAAAAGGAAGTTCCTGtgaaaggatgctgggtggggcccaccgcattTTTTGTGGGAAATATACCCCGTGCAtcaatttagagagatcattttaggaaaagcTAGAAAAATTGAGGTGGATAAAAAATTCAAGCAGGTCACCGGAgaggaaaaattggaaaaagaaatacctatcattgaaatcttcctaggctcaactttgatgtttatatgccatccaaactgtttataaggtcattaccattgggataaagtgaaaatagaaaaagttagcctgaaacaaagcttaTGGCCACGGGAATGTTTCAATGGGTTTTCGCttaatccacactgtttcctctcatatggcccacttgagttttggatccacttcaattTTTTAtcaaatgccctaaaataagctcacaaatTGGGTGAACTGagtagatttctaacaaacatggCGTTTGGCCCCACCCAGTATCCTTGCGCATGAGCTTCCTGCGAAAGGCATATGGAGGAAATCCAAGTCCGTGTATCAACCTGCCCTGGAAACGGTTTTTACTGAAATCCATACTTCTTATTTATCCCCCCCCCTCCCAATGAGTACTCGAACTACCCATACGATGAGACCCATCAATACCTACCTCATGTTGAAAAAGCGCTCATGTCAGTTTCTTGTTAGCAACTAGTTTTCCGGATATGATTGAATGCAGGCCCCACCGTTGGATGCATCCTAGATCTCCGTTCATGCATCATGCAGCGAGAGATTACATTGTTGGGAGCGTTGCAAAGAAAACTTTAGGATCTCACTTCCCAAAACATTAGAATTATGAgatataataaagtaatgaaataaattaaagcacagaccacacgacacaagagattttacgtggaaaaccctcgaagaggtaaaaaacTATGAGACCTAGTCTAGAGTAAAAATTCACAATGaaatagaacgttacaaccgatcataagcacacaccgcttggatcaaacattcttcactcacgtaagagtggataaataataagagaataatgaaaacggagaaatctcaccgatcatgagaatgtagaagcgctgagacgtcgactgtgcagtaaatcacctctacgagcaaaaTTCTCCTTtgcataagcttcctctctctcttcctctagaATCACTTTAGGTAGTCTTAGCATAACCTAGAATAGCCCtatgaacccctatttatagtttaggaagcttctctttctcacctttgtaaaaccgcctcaaatttatgcagtccacacAAAA
This DNA window, taken from Magnolia sinica isolate HGM2019 chromosome 14, MsV1, whole genome shotgun sequence, encodes the following:
- the LOC131225704 gene encoding pectinesterase-like, which encodes MPSIAISSLSIFSLLLFFLSFSQSLADISPSIPVVASTACNTTIYPNFCKSLLPSSRSSNLFDYGRFSVRRSLSTARQFSALVDRYLKHRSSFTNTAIQALEDCQLLSELNVDFLVNAAAALDSGNSLSDKETSYIEALLSAILTNQQTCLDGLQATSSAWRIKNNLATPLSNSTRLYSISLALFTRAWVHTKKRDRLHHGRNLMFSEIEILRDGRLTLRMSDTNRKLFESKSGRKLLQTETGTVFVRDIVTVSKDGSGNFTSINDAVAAAPNKTDISGGYFLIYIQGGVYEEYVSIDKKKKNLMMIGDGINRTVITGNRSIIDGWTTFNSATFAVVGQGFVAINITIRNTAGPAKHQAVALRNGADLSVFYRCSFEAYQDTLYTHSLRQFYRDCDVYGTVDFIFGNAAVVLQNCNINPRLPMQGQTNVVTAQGRTDPNQNTGISIHNCRVTAAADLASSGGSTKTYLGRPWKAYSRTVYIQSFLDGLIEASGWLPWSGDFALTTLYYAEYNNSGPGSGTGSRVAWPGYHVINASDASNFTISNFLLGDNWIPSSRVPFTGGLL